The Candidatus Methylomirabilota bacterium genome includes a region encoding these proteins:
- a CDS encoding PqqD family peptide modification chaperone: protein MTGRPGGRGAGARRVPHGRRPGAGAARSREYELAGGVAFRRIEGQSLLLAPGDETLYTLNGTGELVWALLVKGVAARRIVDRVAARYGLARAAAAADVAAFLAQLEARGIARRMPPAGA, encoded by the coding sequence GGCGGCCGGGCGGACGGGGCGCCGGCGCGCGACGAGTCCCGCACGGGCGGCGGCCGGGGGCGGGCGCGGCGCGCTCCCGGGAGTACGAGCTCGCCGGCGGCGTCGCCTTCCGGCGGATCGAGGGGCAGAGCCTCCTGCTGGCCCCGGGCGACGAGACCCTCTACACGCTCAACGGAACGGGCGAGCTGGTCTGGGCGCTCCTGGTGAAGGGCGTGGCCGCGCGACGCATCGTCGATCGGGTGGCCGCGCGATACGGGCTCGCGCGCGCGGCGGCGGCGGCGGACGTGGCGGCCTTCCTCGCCCAGCTCGAGGCACGCGGGATCGCCCGCCGAATGCCTCCCGCGGGCGCCTGA